In Oenanthe melanoleuca isolate GR-GAL-2019-014 chromosome 10, OMel1.0, whole genome shotgun sequence, a single window of DNA contains:
- the SNRPA1 gene encoding U2 small nuclear ribonucleoprotein A', translated as MVKLTAELIEQAAQYTNAVRDRELDLRGYKIPVIENLGATLDQFDAIDFSDNEIRKLDGFPLLRRLKTLLMNNNRICRIGENLEQALPSLTELILTNNNIAELGELDPLSTIKSLTYLSVLRNPVTNKKHYRLYLIHKVPQVRVLDFQKVKLKERQEAEKMFKGKRGAQLAKDIARRAKTFNPGAGLPTDKKKTGPSPGDVEAIKTAIANASTLAEVERLKGLLQAGQIPGRERKSGPSEDGEEEMEEDTVPNGS; from the exons ATGGTGAAGCTCACGGCGGAGCTGATCGAGCAGGCGGCACAGTACACCAACGCCGTGCGCGACCGGGAGCTCGACCTGCGCG GCTATAAAATCCCTGTAATTGAGAACTTGGGTGCCACTCTAGACCAGTTTGATGCCATTGATTTCTCTGACAATGAGATCCGCAAACTGGACGGGTTCCCCCTGCTGCGGAGGCTGAAAACGCTTCTGATGAATAACAACAGGATTTG TCGGATTGGTGAGAACCTGGaacaggctctgcccagcctcacAGAGCTCATTCTTACCAACAACAACATTGCTGAACTG GGTGAGCTGGATCCGTTATCAACCATTAAATCATTGACTTACCTGAG CGTTCTAAGGAATCCTGTAACAAATAAGAAACATTACAGATTATATTTAATTCATAAAGTTCCCCAGGTCAGAGTTCTGGATTTTCAAAAAGTAAAGCTCAAA GAGCGACAGGAGGCAGAGAAAATGTTCAAGGGCAAACGGGGTGCACAGCTTGCAAAGGATATTGCCAGGAGAGCAAAAAC ctTCAATCCAGGGGCTGGTCTGCCAAcggacaaaaagaaaacagggcCCTCCCCAGGGGATGTGGAGGCAATTAAG ACTGCCATAGCAAACGCCTCGACCTTGGCTGAGGTGGAGCGGCTGAAGGGCTTGCTGCAGGCGGGACAGATCCCCGGCAGGGAGCGGAAATCAG GCCCATCGGAGGACGGCgaagaagaaatggaagaggACACAGTGCCAAACGGATCGTAG